The Dethiosulfovibrio peptidovorans DSM 11002 genome has a window encoding:
- a CDS encoding putative PEP-binding protein — MPFYMDRDRLPTEGEQFGLYKKAVQEMGGKTVIFRTLDIGCDKIPGYLNVPDEDNPALGYRAIRLSLARADIFRIQLKALLRSSAFGKAKIMFPMISGIEELRLAKGVLEDVKNDLRKDGVPFNPEIEVGVMIEVPAAAVVSDLIAEEVDFMSIGTNDLIQYTLAVDRTNRNLSHLFSPFHPAVLRLVKMTIDNCRKAGVKVSLCGEMASDSLLIPVLMGMGLERFSMNVDSILKARWIISQLGKKNMEDTLSEIWELATAKDVRRFCEDRFGSLRKAF; from the coding sequence ATGCCCTTCTATATGGATAGGGACAGATTGCCGACCGAGGGAGAGCAGTTCGGCCTTTATAAAAAGGCCGTCCAGGAGATGGGAGGCAAGACTGTTATATTCAGGACCCTGGATATCGGTTGTGATAAGATCCCAGGATATTTGAACGTTCCGGATGAGGATAATCCGGCCCTAGGTTACAGGGCTATAAGACTGTCTTTGGCCAGGGCCGATATCTTCAGGATTCAGCTTAAAGCGCTTCTTCGATCCAGCGCTTTCGGAAAGGCCAAGATAATGTTTCCGATGATCTCCGGGATAGAGGAACTTCGACTGGCCAAGGGGGTTCTTGAGGATGTTAAAAACGACCTCAGAAAGGACGGAGTTCCCTTCAATCCGGAAATAGAGGTCGGCGTTATGATAGAGGTGCCTGCCGCAGCGGTGGTATCGGACCTTATCGCCGAGGAAGTGGATTTCATGAGTATTGGTACCAACGATCTCATCCAATATACCTTAGCGGTGGATCGTACCAACCGTAACCTATCCCATCTCTTCAGCCCATTTCATCCTGCAGTTCTTCGTTTGGTCAAGATGACAATAGATAACTGCAGAAAGGCCGGGGTAAAGGTGAGTCTCTGCGGAGAGATGGCAAGCGATTCACTTTTGATCCCCGTTCTTATGGGCATGGGGCTTGAGAGATTCAGCATGAACGTGGATTCCATTTTAAAGGCCCGATGGATAATTTCTCAGCTTGGCAAAAAAAATATGGAGGATACTCTGTCGGAAATATGGGAATTGGCTACTGCTAAGGATGTCCGCCGTTTCTGCGAGGATCGATTCGGATCCCTCAGGAAGGCTTTCTGA
- a CDS encoding tetratricopeptide repeat protein has translation MIEAGLYHRGVDYLQAYLEQRPNSSDGWYWLAKGLQGMGKLQESQRAFTKVLEIDPEFPQLSRVLQNRKEGEAIPLWDRSRKAYRHALPVIDPGRDIYRDHVEARPAPIPCPTPPDPGPNDNLTTQKETVQTVPGFSAMGARKIILPPQGNHDRTPVKAVPIPPVKELTGEPEGPGIPTVEVEEIPLQGSSNDKKPVYVPPKPNLDTSETP, from the coding sequence ATGATAGAGGCTGGACTCTACCACAGAGGAGTCGATTACCTCCAGGCCTACCTGGAACAGCGTCCAAATTCAAGCGACGGCTGGTACTGGCTAGCAAAAGGTCTTCAGGGCATGGGAAAACTTCAGGAATCCCAAAGAGCCTTCACCAAAGTCCTGGAGATAGATCCCGAGTTTCCTCAGCTATCCAGGGTCCTTCAAAACAGGAAAGAAGGCGAAGCCATACCTCTGTGGGATAGATCGAGGAAAGCATATAGACATGCACTTCCGGTTATAGACCCTGGCAGGGATATATACAGGGACCACGTCGAAGCGAGACCGGCCCCGATACCTTGCCCTACCCCGCCTGATCCTGGCCCCAACGACAATCTGACGACACAGAAAGAAACGGTACAGACCGTTCCAGGATTCTCAGCAATGGGAGCGAGAAAAATCATACTACCTCCGCAGGGGAACCACGACAGAACCCCGGTCAAGGCAGTTCCCATCCCTCCCGTGAAAGAACTGACAGGGGAACCGGAAGGACCGGGTATTCCGACAGTGGAGGTAGAGGAAATACCCCTTCAGGGTAGCTCGAATGACAAAAAACCTGTATATGTACCGCCCAAGCCCAACCTCGACACATCAGAAACCCCGTAA
- a CDS encoding FlgT C-terminal domain-containing protein, which yields MSLHRSIKLILCIILSYSTLALAPSDARGNVLDTPGIDIAVLPVINDTPIEVWESKYYPLDVFDQKVTEEFIALLMEYPYARIVTLTKEEEPYWLRGGAPDTDIGIRLHFYRLKMTDRQHLGSDRMGYVALRMEIFDGVTRQLSYASSIAGEDRRFTFSPGDGRIFYLTHQPESGKLLFLRPLDLLPVNKMFPRGLDFWQLFPDPKEYEQPMRKPLWNSFKGTPYWNAFKKALRKSRDTLFDGISGYKMVGRIISPTKDELKKHPPKRRRYIISLGMVEGVREGDLLKVMRSDRYDTVDPERPVVILPTEGGTVKVLKVQSHEAIVEVVKEDKDEPIKLKDLVVMPLYIDHK from the coding sequence ATGAGCTTACATCGTTCCATAAAGCTGATTCTCTGCATCATCCTGTCTTATTCGACGCTCGCCCTAGCTCCTTCCGATGCCAGGGGGAACGTACTGGATACTCCGGGAATCGATATCGCCGTGCTTCCGGTGATAAACGATACCCCTATAGAGGTATGGGAAAGCAAATACTACCCGCTCGACGTCTTCGATCAAAAGGTCACAGAGGAATTCATCGCCCTCCTGATGGAATATCCATATGCCAGGATCGTAACACTCACGAAAGAGGAAGAGCCCTATTGGCTTAGAGGTGGTGCCCCAGATACCGACATCGGCATAAGGCTCCATTTCTACAGGCTAAAGATGACCGACAGACAACATCTAGGATCCGATAGGATGGGTTACGTAGCTCTCAGGATGGAGATATTCGATGGAGTGACCAGACAACTCTCCTATGCGTCCTCCATCGCAGGCGAGGACAGGCGCTTTACCTTCTCTCCCGGGGATGGAAGGATCTTCTATCTGACCCACCAGCCGGAGAGCGGAAAACTGCTGTTCCTCCGCCCTCTGGACCTTCTACCGGTGAACAAGATGTTCCCAAGAGGGCTGGACTTCTGGCAACTCTTTCCGGATCCTAAGGAATATGAGCAGCCTATGAGAAAACCTCTCTGGAACTCCTTTAAGGGAACCCCCTACTGGAACGCCTTCAAAAAAGCCCTCCGAAAAAGCAGGGACACCTTATTTGACGGGATCTCGGGTTATAAGATGGTAGGACGGATAATATCACCTACAAAGGACGAACTAAAAAAACATCCTCCCAAGAGGAGAAGGTACATAATCAGCTTAGGGATGGTAGAGGGAGTCAGAGAAGGAGATCTTCTGAAAGTGATGAGAAGCGATAGATACGATACGGTAGACCCTGAAAGGCCGGTCGTAATCCTACCTACGGAAGGCGGTACCGTAAAGGTTCTCAAGGTACAGAGCCACGAAGCGATCGTAGAGGTAGTGAAAGAGGACAAGGACGAACCTATAAAGTTAAAGGATCTGGTAGTCATGCCTCTCTATATAGACCACAAGTAG
- a CDS encoding SIR2 family NAD-dependent protein deacylase encodes MKYNHETILKCASMVKEAESIAVLSGAGVSTSSGIPDFRGPNGIYRRKYDIEPERIFDIDFFSRDPAFFFKFHREFLKALKEVSPSYTHRFLTALEREGSLKGIVTQNIDALHHKAGSKNVLEIHGGVWKSTCLSCGKSYDYETSWKKTMEEEIPHCEKCGGVIKPDIVFFGEDVKHLEESRSIISQADLLLVLGSSLTVVPAALLPSCCNGKIVVVNKGDVSGAYLSPNRIDLRIDGDLDEFFGDLNEELNLTIQ; translated from the coding sequence ATGAAATATAACCACGAAACGATATTAAAATGCGCATCGATGGTGAAGGAAGCCGAATCCATCGCCGTATTGAGCGGCGCGGGAGTCTCGACCAGTTCAGGCATCCCAGATTTCAGGGGACCTAACGGTATATACAGGAGAAAATACGATATCGAGCCAGAAAGGATATTCGACATTGATTTCTTCTCCAGAGACCCAGCTTTTTTCTTCAAGTTTCACAGAGAATTTCTGAAGGCCCTGAAGGAGGTATCCCCCAGCTATACCCATCGTTTTCTCACCGCTCTCGAAAGAGAAGGAAGCTTAAAAGGCATAGTGACCCAAAATATCGACGCACTCCATCATAAGGCCGGATCGAAAAACGTCTTGGAGATACACGGCGGAGTCTGGAAAAGCACCTGTCTCTCCTGCGGAAAAAGCTACGACTACGAGACATCCTGGAAAAAGACCATGGAGGAGGAGATCCCGCACTGCGAAAAATGCGGCGGAGTGATAAAACCGGACATAGTCTTCTTCGGAGAAGACGTAAAACATCTGGAGGAAAGTCGCTCCATAATCTCTCAGGCAGACCTGCTACTCGTGTTGGGATCGTCCTTGACCGTGGTTCCCGCCGCTCTGCTACCCTCCTGTTGCAATGGCAAAATAGTGGTGGTAAACAAAGGCGATGTCTCGGGAGCATACCTCTCTCCCAACAGGATAGATCTTAGAATAGACGGAGACCTGGACGAATTCTTCGGAGATTTAAACGAAGAGCTAAATCTGACGATACAATAA